The genomic window AACTTTTTAAACCTAGTTTTTACCAATGACTTGAACTAAAAACTATTCAAACCACTAGGTCATGCAAAGTCAATAAGTTAGAACTATAACAATAAGCAGTAAAAGGACATAAGGACACAAGTGGAAAACAAACCCTATTTACCCAGAGGAGGGCGGAGAAAAccactttgtatattttgaacagGATgggaacagaggaaagaaaattttcattatgGCTTTAAGATGGAAGCACTTCAGATAAgtcccctgctccctccctctccccccactCCAAACCCCAGTGGCAGTGACAGAGCCAGGAAACAACCTAGCTTCCCCGCCTACTCCGCCCCCAAAACCGTGCCCGGTGGTTGCAATCCAGTCGCCCGCGCTTCCCAAGACTCCCGAGGAAGCGGCTACTGCCCATTCCAGTAGATCCAACACCCAGGccggaggaaggaagaaagcccTTGTGATGGGGTCGCGCGGCCAGCCAAGCCTAGATCTGAGTAGGGCAAGTGTTCGGCCCACCGCTTTAGGGCGCCGGCGGCTTCAAGGGAAGACCTTGGGACCTGGATAAGGCTCCCCCTCGCACCAGAAGTCATCGGCCTGCGGGGTCTCCAGGAGCCACACTTCTCGGGGCAGGTCACAGGCCGAGCCGGAGGCCTCCTTGGCCCTGACAGGCTCCAGCACTCGGTAATAGTGGCAGTCCCGGCCGTCGTCGGGGTCGTAGGGCGGGGCCAGGATGTCCAGAAAGGCGGCGGGCCCGTCCACAGCGTCGATCTGGTGCAGGTTGTCCCGGTGCGGCGTGAGGAAGCACGGGCCGCTGGCCTCCGTGTACTCTGCCCTAGAGCGCAGCACGCCCGGCTGTACCGCGTCCCGCTCCCGGGGCTGCAGAGGCGGCTCGAACTGCTGCTCTGGTGGCGGGGCCCGCGGCCGCTGCCCGGTGCCCACCTCTAGCTTGTCCATGCAGCTGATGCGTACGGTCCCATAGAGCACCTTGAGGATGCCGTGCATGCCCGGGTGGTCGTGCAGCGGGATGGAGGTGCCGCTCTTGAGCAGGAACACGCCGAGGCTGAAGCCGTCGGTCTCGCAGATGTGCATATAGGTGACGGGCGGCAGGTTGGGCCGCAGCGGCTGCAGCGTGGCCTTACGCGGAGAGATGTTCAGGTCCTCCGCGCGGACCTGGGTCAGCAGGCTCTTCAGCTTGCTCAGGTTCTCCGGGAAGCCTTGCGGTATCGGCGCCTCCGGGCCTGGCGCCTCGCCGAAGTCGGAGGAGCTGCGGCCGCCCCCGCTGCCCCGGAAGGTGAGGCACGCCTGGCGGGCGATCCGTTGGATCAGGGAGGCCATGTTGTCTCGGGGCATGCCCTGCAGTTCCTCTGCGTGCCGAGGccgcccccctccgcccccaGCTTTCTTCCGCCCCTTGCGGTCGCCGGCGGCCGCCACGGCTGCCCGCAGCCCGGAGCGAGGCTGGAGGCCCCGCAACTACCGGTCAGTCGGGTGCTCGGCACTACAGCCGCCAACCTCAGCAGCCACGCGCCGGCAACCGCCGGGCGTGCCTGCCTCGCGCCCCCTTTGAGCGCGCACGCGCACGGCCCACAACCCGCTCTCACGCTCTGGGAGCAGGCACCGGCCGCGCGGACGGTGGCGGGCTTTGCCTTACACCAGCAGCTCCATTCATGCGGCCCGCACCTACGATGGTGATCAGGCGTTCCAGGCGCCCTGCAGAGCATGCTGGGACTTGTGGTCCGGTATTCCGCATGTGCTCTGAGAGAGCGCCCTTTGTCATCTGGAAAAGGGAAGGATTAGATTTGTGGGTCATAAATCGACCTGCATTATGGTTCCAAGGtgtttgcttcttagaagaaaggcGAATTGGGGCACAAGAGAAACAGCCAATAAACTACAACTCCCAGCATTCCTCGGCATGCTGGGGTGACGTACTTCCGTCGTCCGGCTTGTGGTGTAGTGCAGGCTACTGGCCGTCACCGGAACCGGGCAAGAGGGTCGTTAACCTTCTGGCGCCACTCCGGCCTAGTACGCTCTCCAAGGTCGTTTTCCTGTGGCCTTAGCCCTGGGAAGGAGGCTGTTGAGTTAGCTTTACCTCTTTGTGGCCGCACAGGCAGCAGTGTCTGCTGGACCGCGCTTTCgtaattttctgtttctgaggAGATGAGAGGGTCACCACAGTTACTCCCCACAGCTGTCCCCAGCTGTTGTTTGGATCAGGGTCTGATGACGCTGCTCTTCTGCTTACAGAgcaccgttttttttttttttgctggagcTTCAGAGGACATTTGGTCACTGATTCTGTATGCTAACTGTTATCAAACCCGAGTTTGCATAAGAAACACCTGGTTAGGGGAGAAGGGGAGTTATTCTAAAAATACAGAGTTCTGGTCTTCGTCCGGAGATTGGTTCACGAGATGATTCTAAGGCATCCTATGAGAAACTGTTGTGAGAGAATCAGGCAAGCTCTTGATTTTAACCTTACCCCGAGTTTAAAGTCCTTTTGGATTTCCGAAGCTAAACATGGGTTTCTTACTCATTTTGTAATTGGAGTGGTTTAGTAAATTCTCCCTAATTAAAAAAGGCATGTAACCTATCTAATCTATCTACTGAGCACTCAGTATATGCCAGGCGTTGTGTTAGGAGCATTATGTAATGCATATACTGATCCTCACAGCAGCTCTTAAGAGGTAGGCATTATTATTACTGTTGCATATGAGAGAATAAGTTGCAAGTGAATTATTGCCAGGGCCTAAGCAGCACTGCAGAAATAAGTACAGTTTTATCAAAACCAGCTGTTTGAGTTGGTGTTGAAAGCATTAAATGCAGGATTAGGATATTGTTTTTCCAGCCTACTGTGCTACTTATAAGTTGTCTGTCTTTAGCAGACTTCACCCTTTTATATCCTCAATATAGTCCCTTGTAGAATCTGGAATCAGAGTAACAGACATTCTGAATTCTCCTTACTCATCAGAAAACATTGAGAAGATTTGCAAAAGTAAAGATTTGGGGGTCAAACCCCAATTCAGAAGAACTGCTGTGAAgcccagaatttttatttttaagatgttcCTTAAGTGATTCTTAGTTATCAGCccaatttgagaaccactgatttgtAAATAGTGAATCAGTTCTTAATATTTAGTGATTTTGATTGAAGATAGTGATTGTTTTAGAAAAGCAATTTTAAGGTTTATTTGTTTTCGGGGTTGCCATGTCATTGTTACTTATATCTGGTCATGTACAGTGGTCCTTTGGAAGAACACAAACCACTGTGCACTGgggctgctcagttgtgtccgactctgagacctcatgtactgtagcccatcaggctcctctgtccatgggattttccaggcaagaatactggaatgagttgccatttcctcctcccggggaatcttcctgtggatcaaacctgtgtcttctgtgtctcctgagttgcaggcagagtctttagcACTTGAGCCATCAGAGAATCCCTGTCATTGTTAAGGTACTTAAATATACTGTCAAAATTCACCATGTAATGAAATTCCATGCAGTCTTTTTGTAAAGTGAGgaacatttaagagaaaaatgctctctatccatttaaaaatctaaaataaagattttattgattgattgattttatttctgctgctgctgctgctaagtcgctccagttgtgtccgactctgtgcaaccccatagacagcagcccaccaggctccccagtccctgggattctccaggcaagaacaatggagtgggttgccatttccttctccaatgcaggacagtgaaaagtgaaagtgaagtcgctcagtcgtgttcgactcttcgcgaccccatggactgcagcccaccaggctcctccgtccatgggagtttccaggcaagagtactggagtgggttgccactaggTGTAgactccatgggcttcccaggtggcaccatccctgggtttgatccctgggtggggaagatcccctggaggaaggcatggcaacccactccagtattcttgtctggagaatcccgtggacagaggagcctcatgggctatggtccataggattgccaagaagcaaacacaactgaagtgacttgtaCAACACAACCCATAACTCCATAGATCACAGACATCAGTAACATAGAGGTGTACTTGATTTCCAAATCTGTTACTTCTTAGTAGTTGTCTATACTTATTTAGCTGaagctcatctataaaatggaatattaagaTACATATGTAAAATGCTGATGATAGCATTTAGAGCATAGTAACTCTTATAGTAGTAGCTATTataatttgaaagttgctaaaaatgGTAAAGACCAATGAATTTAAGTAATATTCAGCGAATATTAAAATGGAATTTGGTTGTCGTGAGAATTAGCTTCAAGGTAGAGATTTGAAAAAAGATtattgaggcttccctgatgcccattggctaagactccacactcccaatgcaggggatccgagtttgatccctgctcagggcactagatcccatatgctgcaactgagagtttgTATGCCGCAGCTAATACCCAGTGCAGGcgaataaactaatttttaaaaatttttctttaggaaaagaTGATGTTTAC from Capricornis sumatraensis isolate serow.1 chromosome 10, serow.2, whole genome shotgun sequence includes these protein-coding regions:
- the ADO gene encoding 2-aminoethanethiol dioxygenase; the protein is MPRDNMASLIQRIARQACLTFRGSGGGRSSSDFGEAPGPEAPIPQGFPENLSKLKSLLTQVRAEDLNISPRKATLQPLRPNLPPVTYMHICETDGFSLGVFLLKSGTSIPLHDHPGMHGILKVLYGTVRISCMDKLEVGTGQRPRAPPPEQQFEPPLQPRERDAVQPGVLRSRAEYTEASGPCFLTPHRDNLHQIDAVDGPAAFLDILAPPYDPDDGRDCHYYRVLEPVRAKEASGSACDLPREVWLLETPQADDFWCEGEPYPGPKVFP